In Anaerostipes hadrus ATCC 29173 = JCM 17467, a single genomic region encodes these proteins:
- a CDS encoding RNA-guided endonuclease InsQ/TnpB family protein — translation MRLAEKNRIPMDCNYSNPRIRYDGINWWITVGIEYEDSVTVPSNDGIGIDLGIKDLAICSDDNKYKNINKTKKVKKLEKQKRRLQRSISRSYENNKQGKEYCKTKNVIKKEKLLLILNHRLTNIRHDHLHHITSEIVKREPSFICIEDLNVNGMMKNRHLSKTVQQQGFYEFRRQMEYKSKWNNIQVIIADRFFPSSKLCSCCGKIKKDLKLSERIYKCECGNVIDRDLQAALNLKKYGEDVLKRSVA, via the coding sequence ATCAGACTTGCGGAAAAGAATCGGATACCTATGGATTGTAACTATAGTAATCCCCGTATTAGATATGATGGGATCAACTGGTGGATCACAGTAGGCATTGAATACGAAGACTCTGTTACCGTTCCCTCCAATGATGGGATAGGGATTGATTTAGGGATCAAAGATTTAGCGATATGTTCTGATGACAATAAATATAAGAACATCAATAAAACGAAAAAAGTTAAGAAACTAGAGAAACAAAAACGCAGATTACAGCGTAGCATCTCTCGTTCATACGAGAACAATAAACAAGGAAAGGAATACTGTAAAACGAAGAATGTGATCAAAAAGGAAAAACTTTTATTAATATTAAATCATAGACTAACCAATATCCGTCATGATCATTTACATCATATAACATCAGAGATCGTAAAACGAGAACCAAGTTTTATCTGTATCGAAGATCTAAATGTAAATGGAATGATGAAAAACAGACATTTATCCAAAACAGTTCAACAACAGGGATTTTATGAATTTAGGCGGCAGATGGAATATAAATCTAAGTGGAACAATATTCAGGTGATCATTGCAGATCGATTTTTTCCAAGTTCTAAATTATGCAGTTGTTGTGGAAAGATCAAAAAAGATCTGAAGTTATCAGAACGTATTTACAAATGTGAATGTGGAAATGTAATTGACAGAGATCTTCAGGCAGCTTTGAATCTTAAAAAATATGGAGAGGATGTTCTGAAACGATCTGTAGCATAA
- a CDS encoding ATP-binding protein: MVSKRISRDDYLNKLIAFKDKQLIKVITGIRRCGKSTIMEIYQDYLQKEMNVTKKQIIAINLEDYDFYDLRDPKKLYAYIKERLLPDQMNYIFLDEIQQCEDFPRVVDSLYIKNNVDLYVTGSNANMLSSEIATLLSGRYVEIKMLPLSFKEYVESTGNENDLQRKYTTYLENSSFPYALELAGHPKEIRDYLDGIYNTIIVKDIAQRHKITDTMMLESVTRFIFDNIGNQLSTKKIADTMTSDGRKIDVRAVEKYLAAFMESYVIYQAKRYNIKGKQYLKTLEKYYVADIGLRYMLLGSRSTDVGHILENVIYLELIRRGYDVYVGKLDDLEVDFVCMDQKRTIYYQVAATVRDEKTLKRELLPLQKIHDHYQKILLTLDEDPEADYEGIRRINALDWLIGKTE; this comes from the coding sequence ATGGTAAGCAAGAGAATCAGTCGTGATGATTATTTAAATAAGTTAATTGCATTTAAAGATAAGCAGTTGATTAAAGTTATTACTGGAATCCGAAGATGTGGAAAATCTACAATTATGGAAATTTATCAGGATTATTTGCAAAAAGAAATGAATGTAACAAAGAAGCAGATTATAGCAATAAATCTTGAGGATTATGATTTTTACGATTTGAGAGATCCTAAAAAACTTTATGCATATATCAAAGAACGATTACTGCCAGATCAAATGAACTATATATTTTTGGATGAAATTCAGCAATGTGAAGATTTTCCAAGAGTTGTAGATAGTTTGTATATAAAGAATAATGTTGATTTATATGTGACAGGTTCAAATGCTAATATGTTATCATCTGAAATTGCAACATTATTATCTGGAAGATATGTAGAAATTAAAATGCTGCCATTGTCCTTTAAAGAATATGTAGAAAGTACTGGGAATGAGAATGATCTACAAAGAAAATATACAACATATCTTGAAAATAGTTCCTTTCCATATGCATTGGAGTTAGCTGGACATCCGAAAGAAATCAGAGATTATCTAGATGGAATTTATAATACGATTATAGTGAAAGATATTGCACAAAGACATAAGATCACGGATACGATGATGTTGGAAAGTGTTACGAGATTTATTTTTGATAATATAGGAAACCAATTATCCACGAAAAAGATCGCAGATACAATGACTTCCGATGGAAGAAAAATAGATGTAAGAGCAGTAGAAAAATATTTGGCTGCATTTATGGAAAGTTATGTTATATATCAGGCAAAAAGATATAATATCAAAGGAAAACAATATTTAAAAACATTGGAGAAATATTATGTTGCAGATATTGGATTAAGATATATGTTATTAGGAAGCAGATCAACGGATGTTGGGCATATATTGGAAAATGTTATATATTTGGAATTAATTCGAAGAGGATATGACGTATATGTAGGAAAACTTGATGATTTGGAAGTTGATTTTGTTTGTATGGATCAAAAAAGAACCATCTATTATCAGGTAGCTGCTACAGTACGGGATGAAAAAACATTAAAGAGAGAATTATTGCCGCTTCAAAAGATCCATGACCATTATCAAAAGATTTTGTTAACACTGGATGAAGATCCAGAAGCGGATTATGAAGGAATCAGAAGAATCAATGCGCTTGACTGGCTGATTGGAAAAACAGAATAA
- a CDS encoding glycerate kinase codes for MMKIVVAIDSLKGSLTSIQAGEAIEKGIKKVDLEAEVVIKPLADGGEGCLDAQTAMGKAPIGVAKLAKKYGKLVLGFSGAVTKGATACNEAGIDAYFPIVRSAVSLEDAMKKKNAQENLIDTVEQVFRVIKALK; via the coding sequence ATGATGAAAATAGTAGTAGCGATTGATTCACTAAAAGGAAGCTTAACATCAATTCAGGCGGGAGAAGCTATAGAAAAAGGAATAAAAAAAGTCGATTTAGAAGCAGAAGTAGTCATAAAACCTCTTGCAGATGGTGGAGAAGGATGCTTAGATGCCCAGACAGCGATGGGAAAAGCACCAATCGGAGTAGCGAAACTTGCGAAGAAATATGGGAAATTAGTCTTGGGATTCTCAGGGGCAGTGACCAAAGGTGCAACTGCTTGCAATGAAGCAGGGATTGATGCATATTTTCCAATTGTAAGATCTGCGGTATCATTAGAAGATGCTATGAAGAAGAAAAATGCACAGGAGAATTTGATAGATACGGTAGAGCAAGTGTTCCGTGTGATAAAAGCATTAAAATAA
- a CDS encoding calcium-translocating P-type ATPase, PMCA-type: MDIKGLTDKEVKESREKFGSNEIPDSEPTTFWQEFKETFQDPMIRILLAIAVLMIVMFFFGYAEIYEPMGTIIAVLIVAFVTAKTGVASDTKYRELKKSTKKDQCKVHRNGVVAVIDVDDVVVGDQVLLQSGDKIPADGILHTGNLKVNNSALNGEAEECEKKAAGEGVYLAEEITGDTFVDSYSLFRGAVIFDGEGIMDVQKVGLHTMMGKMAEEMQEEEPDSPLKVKLSKLADQISKFGYIGAIVIAVMYFVYFIIMAGGFQAYFSMGPAKVVQDLIDAVSLAVVIIVCAVPEGLPLMISLVLMQNTSKMLDHNVLVRKAEGIETAGSLNILFSDKTGTITKGELEVVDFFTADGTSISANELRHHGKVKGLLDLAIGKNTQAMFDVYHKVIGGNATDQALLKFIGEETFCMLDGNDGCKVSAHQGFNSSNKFSQARIESIGKTFYKGAPERLLAKATKYLDGDGQIKEINQKALNQKIDSLAAKAMRVLAFGYSEKELVKNQINDDLVIIGLVAIRDDVRPSAKDAIRQVQEAGIQVVMITGDRLETAVAIAKDAGLLKNESDRALSSAQLNQMSDEEVKAILPQIRVIARALPTDKSRMVRLCQEMNLVVGMTGDGVNDSPALKRADVGFAMGSGTEAAKEAGKIVILDDNFSSIKDAIWYGRTIYHNILKFCKFQLVINVTAVVVSAVAPFLGIEEPLKVTHLLFVNLVMDGLGAMMLGNEPALSKYMKEAPRRRDEGIISKDMMTQIGFMGIWLVILSFLFLKLPVITNLFDNKAQHLTAYFVLFIFSALFNGFNVRDERFGIFKRLNENPDFLKVFFIIMLVQIMIVNAAAIPFQVFIWIGKMFSCIPFGAKGWIVTVLLSMTMIPVDCLRKFLFGCGK; encoded by the coding sequence ATGGATATAAAAGGGCTTACAGATAAAGAAGTTAAGGAATCGAGAGAGAAGTTTGGTTCCAATGAGATTCCAGATTCAGAACCTACGACGTTTTGGCAGGAGTTTAAAGAGACGTTTCAGGATCCGATGATTCGAATTTTGCTTGCGATCGCGGTGTTGATGATCGTGATGTTTTTCTTTGGATATGCTGAGATTTATGAACCGATGGGGACGATCATTGCGGTGTTGATCGTTGCTTTTGTTACGGCGAAGACAGGGGTTGCGAGTGATACAAAGTACCGAGAGTTGAAGAAGAGTACGAAGAAGGATCAGTGTAAGGTACACAGAAATGGTGTGGTTGCAGTGATCGATGTTGATGACGTGGTTGTTGGGGATCAGGTTTTACTGCAGTCTGGGGATAAGATTCCTGCGGATGGTATTTTGCATACAGGAAACCTGAAAGTCAATAATTCTGCTTTAAATGGAGAAGCAGAGGAGTGTGAGAAGAAAGCAGCCGGAGAGGGTGTTTATCTTGCAGAAGAGATTACAGGAGATACATTTGTTGATTCATATTCTCTGTTTCGTGGAGCTGTGATCTTTGATGGTGAAGGTATAATGGATGTTCAGAAGGTTGGACTTCATACGATGATGGGGAAGATGGCTGAGGAGATGCAGGAAGAAGAACCAGATTCTCCATTGAAGGTAAAACTTTCAAAACTTGCTGATCAGATATCGAAGTTTGGATATATCGGTGCGATCGTGATCGCAGTTATGTATTTTGTATATTTTATTATAATGGCAGGTGGATTTCAGGCATATTTTTCTATGGGACCAGCAAAGGTCGTGCAGGATTTGATCGATGCAGTGTCACTTGCGGTTGTGATCATTGTATGTGCAGTACCAGAAGGATTGCCGCTTATGATATCTCTTGTATTAATGCAAAATACAAGTAAAATGCTAGATCATAATGTATTAGTTCGTAAGGCAGAAGGAATTGAGACAGCAGGATCTTTAAATATTTTATTCAGTGATAAGACAGGAACGATCACAAAGGGAGAATTGGAAGTTGTAGATTTCTTTACAGCGGATGGAACTTCAATTTCTGCAAATGAATTAAGACATCATGGGAAGGTGAAAGGGCTGTTAGATCTTGCGATCGGGAAGAATACACAGGCGATGTTTGATGTTTATCATAAGGTCATTGGTGGAAATGCAACGGATCAGGCGTTGTTGAAATTTATTGGTGAAGAGACATTTTGTATGTTGGATGGGAATGACGGATGTAAGGTCAGTGCCCATCAAGGATTCAATTCTTCCAATAAGTTCAGTCAGGCGAGAATTGAGAGCATAGGCAAGACATTTTATAAAGGAGCACCCGAACGATTGCTTGCAAAAGCAACAAAATATTTAGATGGTGATGGACAGATCAAAGAGATCAATCAGAAAGCATTAAATCAAAAGATTGATTCTCTGGCAGCGAAAGCAATGCGTGTTCTTGCTTTTGGATATTCAGAAAAAGAGCTTGTGAAGAATCAGATCAACGACGACCTTGTGATCATTGGACTAGTGGCGATCAGAGACGATGTCAGACCATCAGCCAAAGATGCCATCAGGCAGGTACAGGAAGCTGGAATTCAGGTTGTTATGATCACAGGAGACCGCCTGGAGACGGCAGTAGCAATCGCAAAAGATGCAGGATTGTTAAAAAATGAATCAGATAGAGCTTTATCTTCTGCACAGTTAAATCAGATGAGTGATGAGGAAGTCAAAGCTATTTTACCGCAGATCCGTGTGATCGCAAGAGCATTGCCAACGGATAAGTCAAGAATGGTGCGCCTGTGTCAGGAAATGAATCTTGTTGTAGGTATGACAGGTGATGGAGTGAATGACTCCCCAGCATTGAAACGTGCAGATGTTGGATTTGCAATGGGAAGTGGAACAGAGGCTGCGAAAGAGGCAGGAAAGATTGTTATTTTGGATGATAACTTCTCATCAATCAAGGATGCAATCTGGTATGGAAGAACGATCTATCATAATATCTTGAAGTTCTGTAAATTCCAGTTAGTAATCAATGTGACAGCAGTTGTTGTCAGTGCAGTTGCACCATTTTTGGGAATAGAAGAACCATTAAAAGTCACACATTTATTATTTGTAAACCTTGTGATGGACGGGCTCGGAGCAATGATGCTTGGAAATGAACCAGCACTTTCAAAATATATGAAAGAAGCACCGAGAAGACGTGATGAGGGTATTATCAGCAAAGATATGATGACGCAGATAGGATTTATGGGGATATGGCTGGTTATATTAAGTTTCTTATTCTTAAAATTACCAGTGATCACGAATCTATTTGATAATAAAGCACAGCATTTAACAGCATATTTTGTTTTATTTATCTTTAGTGCATTATTTAACGGATTTAATGTCAGGGATGAACGATTTGGGATTTTCAAAAGATTAAATGAGAACCCGGATTTTCTGAAAGTATTTTTTATTATCATGCTGGTACAGATTATGATCGTAAACGCAGCGGCAATTCCATTTCAAGTATTTATATGGATCGGAAAGATGTTTAGTTGTATTCCATTTGGAGCAAAAGGCTGGATTGTTACAGTATTGTTATCAATGACGATGATTCCTGTGGATTGTCTGAGAAAATTTCTGTTTGGTTGTGGAAAATAG